TGATTTCGGGGTGCTGAACGGCTAACTCAAGCGCCAATAGGGTGCCCATTGATTCAGCAACCACGAACACCTGACTGCATTCACGGGTGAGCATTTCGTAGAAATTCTTGACCTTTTCCAGCCACATCTGCCAGGTCGCATGATTGAGATCATCGGGATCTGTGCCGTGACCGGGCAGAAGCGGCGCGGCGACGGTATAGCCTGCCTGATGCAGTTTGTCACCGATCAGTCGAACTTCCGTTGTGGTAGCTGTAAATCCGTGGAGAAGGAGGATGCCGGTGTCATTGCCCTGGAAATGGAAATCTTCTCCATCCAGATGGTCGTTGCGCATATAGCCGTTATCAAGCATGTTGGATCTCCGTCATGGTGCGGGTGGCCGCGGGAAGGATGGCAACCCTTGTATCGGTGGGTAATTGGGTGGTGAGCCACTCCAACAGGGCGTCCAATTTGTCGGGTTGGCTGGGTGTGAGCTTCCATTCCCGAACGGACTCAGGGGGAATTTCTGAAATCAGGATCACAGTGACTCGTTGGGCATCTCTGGCGATCTGGTAGGCTTTGTGCGGGCCCACCTTGAAGAGGCCATCCTTGAACTGGTCGATCACGTCCTGATGGGAGGCCATCTGGGTGATATAAGTTTCGTAGGACGGGCTGCCGGACCCCTCTTCACAGCCAGCCAGCAGGATCACGGTGCCGTTATCCCGGGTGATCCGGGCTGCATGGGTCAGGCCTTTTTGGGCCTGATAGAGGTTGATGTCTTTGGGGTAACCGCCGGGGGAGGCAAAGACAAGGTCGTAGGGCTCCTGGACAGGCAGGGTGAACATCTTGCGAACGGTGGGGATAGCGGCCTGCATCACGGCCCTTGGTTCACCAAAGAACGCCTTCAGGACTTGCTTATCCTCGTTCAGGATGGTTCCCAGGGCAAAATGAATGCCGATTTTCCGGCCGATTTCCTCAATGTCCTGCCGCATGGGGTTGACGCTGTAGAGTCCTGATCGGGTCAGGTCTTGGGTCAGCATGGCATGGTTGACATTGATTGTCTCCCGACTGGCTAAACCAATCGCAGCGGTCTTGACTCCGCCGGAATAGCCCATGAAGTGATGGGGCTCGATATTCCCCACGGTAAACTTGAGGTCACAATCGACATAATCCTGATTGATTGAGATGGGCGTACCGTAATGAGTCGTACCCAGCTGGGCCATTGGAGAAAGGTCACAATCATGGGCGAAAATGGTATATTTTGCGATGGTCTCCTCGTCCAGGATCAGCGGCAATTCTTCCACCGGCATTGGCTTATGCGTGCCGGAGCCCAGGAAGAGAGCGATCTGTTCAGGGACGAAACCTAACGAATCTAGATAGGTAAGCAGATAGGTGACGGGATGCGGATGGGAGACCGGGCGGGTTTTGTCATTGATGGCAATCCCGACCTTCAGGTTTGGATTTGATTGAAGGGGTTGGACGATGCCGACTGGAGTGGATAAGGCTTTGGTAAACACCGTGTCGGCGTCCGGGAGTGTATCCAGCGGCTCAGGGAGAAGGAAATCCACCTGATAAGAATCCGGCAAGTGGACGGTTAATTGCGAATGGTTGTAAGGAAGGGTAAATTCTTTCAAGGTCAGCTCCCGTTGTAGTGGGATGAAAAAGTCTTATCAACCCAATAATTATAACCTCATCAGGGTTGGGTGTTACGGAAGTAGCGTTCGAGCAGGCTGCTAACGTCCTCTGAGGAATAGGCGGCAACCAGGCTAAAGAAATCGACTGAAGAGCGAAATGTGTCCATGGCATCCGGTGTGGCATAGTCCCGCAGAATGGCAAAAAAGGCGTCATCACCAATCCGCTGGCGCAGGTCATTCAGAAACTGAACCCCGCGCAGATAGACTGCGTTGACATAGGGGCGAAATCCCGCGTGTCCATAGATGGTGCTATCAACCCATCCCATGGGTTGGTAAGCATAGACCCGGTAATTCCACCACCAATCCACCAGTTCCGGATAGGTTTTTTCGAGGTAAAGCAATTCGCTGTAGGTGGCCAAGGCCTCATCCAGCCAGGGCTCATTGGCCTGATCGTTAGCGATCTGGGCATAGAACCATTGGTGGGCAGTTTCGTGCACGATCAGCAGTTCGAAGTAATTCTGCGGGGTCTCATCTGCAGAGGCGAAATAATCCTGACTGAGAAGAAACGCGCCGTCATATTCCATACCATCTTCGAGATCCGCTTCTATGATCGCCATATATTCTCGGGGATTATCGCCATACAGGTTTTCATAAAAAGCCCAGGCATCGGCTGCCAGGTCAGCGGCCCGCTGGCCCAGTTCCGCATGTTCGGGGAAAACATAGGCCTTGATGGTGACATCCTCTGTATCCCGGGTATATTCAAGATACTCTGGGCTGAAGGCAAAGGTCACGTTGCGGACATTCTCGGCTTTATGGACGGAGAACGAGGAGTCATCTTCGATTGTGGGTTGTATACTCGCTGCGATATCCGTAGATCCAAAAACGCTCAGATTCACCCAGTAATCTGCCAGAGGATATACCAAATATTCGCCAATATTACTCGGTTCATTGATCAACCAGCCACTTGTTTGAAGGTAAGGTGGGATGAAAGGGTACCAATCTGTCAGAATGAGTTGCCGATCAGTCTTTCCTAGTAAGCTCCGCCCTTCGGGGATCCACAAGTTATACGTTAACAGCAATTCGACGGATTCACTTGGTTCAAGAGGTTCGGGAAATGTGACCCATAGGGCAGCACCGTCAAAATGGGTTTGTGGGGTTTCAACGGTTTGACTAGTGAATAAGAATATCAAGTCGAAAACGCCGTCCACCTGTTTTGGGGGAATGACCAGAGGAATTTCCTTGAGAATGTTCCCAGTTGTATTCGTGTAGTCAATTGCCTGACCAACGGCCAATTGATCTTCTTCAAAACTCAGAGCAGCATTAAAGTGATATTGCGTGATTTTGTTATTGGATAGGGAATTGAGTGGTGTTGACGATGGGGAAGTCGTAGACAATCCGGTTGGTACACTTGTTTCCTGCGGTGTATCCGTGGCAGTTATGGCGGGTTCAGTGGTGGCCGTGTCGGTTGCAGGGCTTGTTGTTGCGGCCTGGCAAGCGAAAAGTAAACTGGTCGTCAAAAGGATAACCATAATGGAGAAAATCAGGTACTTTCGCATTGTCAAATGACCGGGTTCTGCAGACTATTTCAGCCCTGGCTGCCGGCGTTGAAGGATTTGACCGATTTCATGATAGAGCGGCTTGAGCTGTTTATACATCTGCTTATAAACCCGCTCATAAAGTTCGGAATACATCAGATGGCATTCAGGGTTCGGTTCAAAGGTTTCGCCAAGATGAGTCATCTCATCTACAGCGGTCTCGAAATCCGGGAGGAGCTTTAAACCAACGGCGACATCCATGGCTGCGCCCAGCCCGGAGGCCTCATAGACATGCGGGCGAGAGACGGGCAGCCCAAAGATGTCGGCCGTGATCTGCATCGCACCGGGGCTTTGACTGCCGCCGCCGGCCACCCGCAGGGAGGTGATGGGGATGTGTGAGCGTTTCTCAGTGCGTTCGGCCCCTTCCCGCAGGGCATAAGCCAAGCCTTCAATGATGGCGCGATAGAAATGGGCCCGGCTGTGAACATCACCAAAGCCGATCACGGCACCCTTGGCCTCTGGTCCGGGAATCTT
This Chloroflexota bacterium DNA region includes the following protein-coding sequences:
- the larA gene encoding nickel-dependent lactate racemase, whose translation is MKEFTLPYNHSQLTVHLPDSYQVDFLLPEPLDTLPDADTVFTKALSTPVGIVQPLQSNPNLKVGIAINDKTRPVSHPHPVTYLLTYLDSLGFVPEQIALFLGSGTHKPMPVEELPLILDEETIAKYTIFAHDCDLSPMAQLGTTHYGTPISINQDYVDCDLKFTVGNIEPHHFMGYSGGVKTAAIGLASRETINVNHAMLTQDLTRSGLYSVNPMRQDIEEIGRKIGIHFALGTILNEDKQVLKAFFGEPRAVMQAAIPTVRKMFTLPVQEPYDLVFASPGGYPKDINLYQAQKGLTHAARITRDNGTVILLAGCEEGSGSPSYETYITQMASHQDVIDQFKDGLFKVGPHKAYQIARDAQRVTVILISEIPPESVREWKLTPSQPDKLDALLEWLTTQLPTDTRVAILPAATRTMTEIQHA